From the genome of Ananas comosus cultivar F153 linkage group 16, ASM154086v1, whole genome shotgun sequence, one region includes:
- the LOC109721911 gene encoding pseudo histidine-containing phosphotransfer protein 5-like, protein MEYANLRRQAASMKKNLFDQGYLDEQFYQLEELQDDSSPNFVEEVVTLFFRDSARLSSNIELALEKQPQDFNKLDIYMQQLKGSGSSIGASRMKNECTTFREYCKAENIEGCVRSFQKLKREHTTLRQKLESYFQLLRQVGPTERATRPGV, encoded by the exons ATGGAATATGCTAACTTGCGTCGACAGGCAGCTTCTATGAAGAAAAATCTCTTTGATCAG GGGTATTTAGATGAGCAATTTTATCAGTTGGAAGAGTTACAGGATGACTCTAGCCCTAACTTTGTGGAAGAAGTCGTTACCTTGTTCTTCAGGGATTCGGCTAGACTATCGTCCAACATTGAGCTAGCTCT GGAGAAGCAACCTCAAGATTTCAACAAGCTGGATATTTACATGCAACAGTTGAAAGGCAGTGGCTCCAG CATTGGTGCTTCTAGGATGAAGAATGAATGCACAACCTTTAGGGAGTACTGCAAAGCAGAAAATATTGaagg ATGCGTGAGATCGTTTCAGAAACTGAAGAGGGAGCATACCACTCTTAGACAGAAACTGGAGTCCTATTTTCAg TTGTTAAGGCAGGTTGGACCTACCGAAAGAGCAACTCGCCCGGGCGTGTGA